The following proteins come from a genomic window of Platichthys flesus chromosome 1, fPlaFle2.1, whole genome shotgun sequence:
- the LOC133954278 gene encoding UDP-glucuronosyltransferase 2B14-like, giving the protein MDCPWVVTTLWLIYAPLVYGGKVLVVPVDGSHWVNMNVIVEELYSRGHQVSVLRSFDSWYIKETSQFYTSVTIDADSGFKEDFITTFVAQLLNIQREGKSAWTRFKLEMELIQKGSEMNQKMCEMLELLFGNKDLIQSLQDAKYDLVLGDPVSPLGVILAHYLRLPIVFNVRWTGQGEGHFSIAPSPLSYVPMLGSELSDKMSFPERVLNVMIFGFTQFQIAHFVSPIYDSFIKKYLGPDSDFLSLFQAADLWLMRVDFVFEFPRPTMPNVVYMGGFQCKSSKALPQHLEDFVQSSGEHGVIIMSLGTFISTLPQDLADEIATAFAKLPQKVIWRYKGDRPATLGNNTLLVDWMPQNDLLGHPKIKLFVAHGGTNGVQEAIYHGVPILGLPLIFDQHDNLFRIEVRGAGKIIDFFTMNEDIFFQGIQEVLTEPSYRLNMQRLSRLHRDQPMKPLDTALFWIEFVMRHKGAAHLRTESYRLPWYSYHSLDVILFLTTVALVILLLFAWLLWSCLRLCIKRKLKSD; this is encoded by the coding sequence ATGGATTGTCCCTGGGTTGTGACCACACTCTGGTTGATCTATGCACCTTTGGTTTATGGTGGCAAAGTGCTTGTTGTTCCTGTGGACGGGAGCCACTGGGTGAACATGAATGTCATTGTAGAGGAACTATACTCAAGGGGGCACCAGGTTTCTGTTCTGCGATCATTCGACAGCTGGTATATCAAGGAAACATCCCAATTCTATACTTCAGTCACTATTGATGCTGACTCTGGATTTAAAGAAGATTTTATAACTACGTTTGTGGCCCAACTCCTGAATATCCAGAGGGAAGGGAAGTCTGCTTGGACACGTTTTAAACTGGAAATGGAACTAATACAAAAGGGTTCTGAGATGAACCAGAAAATGTGCGAAATGcttgagctgctgtttggaaaCAAAGATCTAATACAGTCACTGCAGGATGCTAAATATGACCTTGTCCTCGGAGACCCTGTTAGCCCATTGGGTGTTATACTTGCTCACTACCTCAGGTTGccaattgtttttaatgtcagatGGACCGGTCAAGGTGAAGGCCATTTTTCAATTGCACCTTCGCCTCTGTCTTATGTTCCAATGCTAGGGTCCGAGCTATCAGATAAAATGAGCTTCCCTGAGAGAGTTCTTAACGTCATGATTTTTGGATTCACACAATTCCAAATTGCACATTTTGTGTCACCAATTTATGattcttttataaaaaaatatttaggtccggattcagattttctttcactgtTTCAAGCAGCCGACCTGTGGCTGATGAGAGTGGACTTTGTGTTTGAGTTCCCTCGACCCACCATGCCTAATGTTGTCTACATGGGAGGCTTCCAGTGTAAATCTTCAAAAGCTTTGCCTCAACACCTAGAGGATTTTGTCCAGAGCTCTGGAGAACATGGAGTCATCATCATGTCTCTGGGGACTTTTATTAGCACACTTCCGCAGGACTTAGCTGATGAGATCGCTACAGCTTTTGCTAAATTACCTCAGAAAGTCATCTGGAGGTACAAAGGGGACAGACCGGCCACTCTGGGCAACAACACTTTACTCGTCGACTGGATGCCACAGAATGACCTCCTGGGACATCCAAAGATTAAACTATTTGTGGCTCACGGGGGAACCAACGGAGTTCAAGAGGCAATTTACCATGGAGTTCCTATACTGGGACTTCCATTGATTTTTGACCAACATGATAATCTATTCAGAATTGAagtcagaggagcaggaaagataatagatttttttactATGAATGAAGACATCTTCTTTCAGGGTATTCAGGAAGTATTGACTGAGCCCTCCTACAGGCTGAACATGCAGAGACTCTCCAGGCTGCACAGAGATCAGCCAATGAAACCACTGGACACTGCCCTCTTCTGGATAGAgtttgtcatgagacacaaagGTGCAGCTCACCTGAGAACGGAGTCCTACAGACTGCCTTGGTACTCCTACCACTCTTTAGATGTCATATTGTTCTTGACAACAGTTGCACtagttattttgttattatttgcttGGTTGTTATGGTCATGCTTAAGATTGTGTAtcaaaagaaaactcaaatctgATTAA